The genomic DNA GGATCTTCATGTGCGGCTTCAGCGAACCGAGCAGGTAGGAGGCCGAGTTGACGGCGGTTCGCTGGGTGTGCGAACGCAGTACGGACTCGTGGTGCCCGTGCGTGTAGACGGCGGTCTCCTGCGGTTTCGGCATGGCTCTACCTACCCCTTCGCGTCTTCTTTCCTCGTAGGCGGAACGGTACGCGCGCATGTCGCATGATGAGACCTGCGTTTTACGATGTGGACTGACGAGTGATCAGGGACTCCGTCAGGGGGCGGTACACCGTCAGCGCCTCCGGTAGCTTCTCCAGCGTCAACTCGTCTGCCACGTCGGTGACTTCACCGTCGTAGGCGAGCAGCGTGCCCGGGGCCAGACCGCTCAGGCGCAGTCGGTGCACCTGGGCCGCGGCGTGGGCGGGGGAGCGGGTGAACGGGCCCGCGAGGGCCGCCGCGAGGAGCCGCAGCGCGGGCCTGCGGCCGCCGTGCACGATCCGGATGTCGAGCCGTCCGTCCGCCAGGTCGACCCGGCGGCCCGAGGCGATGCCCATCCGGTGGTAGGTGCCGTTGCCGGCGAACAGCAGCCACAACGGGCGGGTACGGCCGCCGAGTTCGGCCTCCAGTGGATGCCGGTCCGCGCGCAGCACCCGCAGCGCCGCGAGCACGCCCGCCGGCCAGCCGCCGATCCGGGGCGCCCAGTGCTCCCGCTCGCGCACCAGCTCCGGATAGACGCCCAGGCTCAGGGTGTTGAGGAAGATGCCCCGGGTCGTGCCGGACGTGAACCGGCCGACGTCCACGCGGACGGCGTCGCCCTGCTGAAGCGCCCGGCTCAGATCGCGCGGGCCCTCCACGCCGAGGTCGTAGGCGAAGTGGTTGAGGGTGCCGCCCGGCAGGACCGCGAGGGGCAGGCCGTGGCGCAGGGCGACCCCGGCCGCCGCGTTCACCGTGCCGTCGCCGCCGCACACCCCGAGCACCCGGGCGCGGGCCGCGGCCTTCTCCAACTCGGTCTGTACGTCGGCCGGTTCGCACAGGACGAGCTCCGCGCCGGGCAGCAGGTCCGTCAGCGCGTCCGCCCGGTCCGAGGTGCCCGACGCCGCGTTGACCACCATCACCAGGCCCTCGCCGTCCGTCGGCGCCGGGACCTCGGCACGGGCGCGGGCCGGCGGCACGATCTGCCCCCGGGTCGGCACCATGCCGCGCACCGCGAACGCCGCGCACGCGCCCAGGGCGGCGCCCGCCAGCACATCGCTCGGGAAGTGGACACCGGTGTAGACACGGGACAGGGCGACCGAGACCGCGACCGGGGCGACCACGGCACCCCAGGCGGGCGACTCCAGGGCCACACCGGTCGCGAAGGCCGCCGCCGACGCCGCGTGACCGG from Streptomyces sp. NBC_01478 includes the following:
- a CDS encoding bifunctional phosphatase PAP2/diacylglycerol kinase family protein, encoding MSPDVDLTVPLPGRHALREWLLSLDSSLFEAAAKRHWPAGEPVLPRLSRSANHSVLWFATAAAVAASRTPRARRAAARGIASLSLASLAINTIGKRSVRRDRPALDPVPRVRQLKRQPITTSFPSGHAASAAAFATGVALESPAWGAVVAPVAVSVALSRVYTGVHFPSDVLAGAALGACAAFAVRGMVPTRGQIVPPARARAEVPAPTDGEGLVMVVNAASGTSDRADALTDLLPGAELVLCEPADVQTELEKAAARARVLGVCGGDGTVNAAAGVALRHGLPLAVLPGGTLNHFAYDLGVEGPRDLSRALQQGDAVRVDVGRFTSGTTRGIFLNTLSLGVYPELVREREHWAPRIGGWPAGVLAALRVLRADRHPLEAELGGRTRPLWLLFAGNGTYHRMGIASGRRVDLADGRLDIRIVHGGRRPALRLLAAALAGPFTRSPAHAAAQVHRLRLSGLAPGTLLAYDGEVTDVADELTLEKLPEALTVYRPLTESLITRQSTS